DNA from Cataglyphis hispanica isolate Lineage 1 chromosome 6, ULB_Chis1_1.0, whole genome shotgun sequence:
acgtttcgaccatatggttttggtccttatcaagtgaaactaaaattacaatacaataaataatgatagtcatgttacaaagaaaaaaataggattaagcaacttacgttataattaaaaagtagaaagagaaaaaacgaaatgtcaaactgacattgtgtcaaccactatgtttggaatactgagatcaactaaacgacctttattaatttatcgtatatgttgtttaaattctctgtatctttttgggaattaatagtgttgtcaaattttttaataaaaaacatttcagctatttctctctttcttacatgttttttgttatgtagaatatcaggcgctgaccaatcgaagtcatgatcaaattttaatttgtgtttgctaattacggataaattactttcgtgcatttttatattattacaatgttccttgactcgggtgcttaagtgtctttttgtctggccaatatacgaagcgctacaattcttacaatttattttgtaaacaacctccgttctattgctaataggcaaactatccttgccgcgtttaatcagtgaatttaattttttaggtatattgtaaaccactgtcagtcccatatttttaagcaaccgaCCAACATCGTCACTCAAGCCCTATGGGTTCTCCGTTATCACCTATTTTAGCAGATATTGTGATGGATGATTTGGAGACACATTGTTTGAGTCTACTTGGGTTTGCGGttcctgtatattatagatacgtagatgatatttttgctattgttccacgtgcaaatgttgacgagattaatttgattttcaatagttatcatccacgtttaaaattcacacatgaaatagagtcggattcatgtatcaattttttaaacaccagtgttatccgttccaacggaaaaattttaacaaactggtatagaaaagctacgtgttccgatagatacataaatttttattcgagccatccttttaaatataagttgaacaccatttttaatcttgttgaccatgctattttactatctgacgaccagtttcatggaaaaaacattgatgtcgtgaagcagatcttacttaataattgttttccgacacacattgtaaatcgttatatttgtaagagactgaattttttgaaacaccggAGCAGTAGCATTCTAGGTGATGGGGAAATTGATACAGACAAACCCTCCTACATCGCACTACCGTTTGTCGAAGGCTTGAGTGACGATGTTGGtcggttgcttaaaaatatgggactgacagtggtttacaatatacctaaaaaattaaattcactgattaaacgcggcaaggatagtttgcctattagcaatagaacggaggttgtttacaaaataaattgtaagaattgtagcgcttcgtatattggccagacaaaaagacacttaagcacccgagtcaaggaacattgtaataatataaaaatgcacgaaagtaatttatccgtaattagcaaacacaaattaaaatttgatcatgacttcgattggtcagcgcctgatattctacataacgaaaaacatgtaagaaagagagaaatagctgaaatgttttttattaaaaaatttgacaacactattaattcccaaaaagatacagagaatttaaacaacatatacgataaattaataaaggtcgtttagttgatctcagtattccaaacatagtggttgacacaatgtcagtttgacatttcgttttttctctttctactttttaattataacgtaagttgcttaatcctatttttttctttgtaacatgactatcattatttattgtattgtaattttagtttcacttgataaggaccaaaaccatatggtcgaaacgtcgtgatataataatcaaacaataaattgccagtttggtcgtataaacacttgtttatttatctaaaagtATCTCGAATAATACATGTCTCTCactatataatacttaaaGACACAAGTATTAttagatgtaaaataaaaaccgaattaaaatttatgaaaaactatTATGAAGATATCATTAAAACTTGTGTCTTGTTGCTaataatgtgttatatattatgtataataatgtatttagatatttatttgccTTTGTAGTATAAACAttacaataaacaataaataatatattttaaactcatCAGGACTGGACACACGAGACTATCGCATACCAGATGTGATGAGGAAGCTGATGAGTGAAGATAAGAGGCTGAACAAGAGTGTGAACGGCGATCAGTCGCAGCCGCATCATCAGCACCATCATCATCCCTTAGCTGCGCATCAGCAGACGCAGtcgcagcaacagcagcagcgcGTACCCATGACGAACGACGATTTCAATCCCAACATCGAGGAGGAGGCCAGCGACAGCGCTCAGGGCAGAGCGATACTGAAGATTCCGTCCTACAAGCCCGCCAGCACGCCGGGCTGTTCCAGCAAGAACGGCGAGCCGACTTCCGCCGCGTTCGCCCAGGGTTTCGCGGCTGCCGCCTCGAGTCCGGGTCTTCTGGAGCGAGCTAGCCCAGCTTTCTCCGGCACCAGCAGCCCAACGAATTCGCTGGTGGGCAAAGCGGTGGCCGTCAACTTCCGCGACGTCATCGCCAAGAGCATCAGCGTTAAGTTTCAAGAGGGCCAAACGCCGGGCGCAACCGGTATGCCGGGTTGCCAATCGGCCGGCGTCGTTCCGCCGCAGCAGGCTATGATGACGGATCCAAATCCGTTTAAGAGGGGACGTTACACGCCTCCGCAACCGccgcagcaacagcagcagcaacagccatcgtcgcagcagcagcagcaagcCAAGCAGCAGACACAAGATGCGAACAAGTCAAAACAGGGCACCGGCGGTAAGGGTACCAGACCGAAACGTGGCAAGTACAGGAACTACGATAGGGATAGTCTCGTCGAGGCGGTACGCGCGGTACAGCGCGGTGAGATGAGCGTGCATCGTGCTGGCAGCTTTTATGGAGTTCCGCACTCCACCCTTGAGTACAAAGTCAAGGAGCGGCATCTCATGAGGCCGCGAAAGAGGTAAATCAGTTaagtctttttcttttttttttttttcttttatgaacgATGTAATATTACGTGATAAATGTAGgataaatgtgatattttgatagaaaatatctTGCGTTTAATgggatatacacatatttttaattatggattgttatttataaagaataaagtaaGCATCTGTTATTAAGAGTTAAGATATCGCGAGCTTTCATTCTTTTCACAGGGACCAGAAGCAACCGGATGACAAATCAAAGGAGACCGCGACGACGGCAGTGGCAGCGGCAGCCGCGGCGATGCGGCCAGGCGCTGCCGGCGTCGACAAGAAACCGCAGCTGAAACCGCAGCAGAAGCCGTTTACGCCGCCGGGCGGCATACCCGGTCCAAATGGACTGAAAATGCCACCGTTCATGGAAGGTATGCCTCCTCACTTGCCGTTCGCGGCCTTCAACTTCTGGAACCCGGGACCTTTTATGCCCTCGCCTTTTATGGGTGGCGGACCGAACGTGCCGATCCTGCCGGAACAATACTTTGCGGCGTCGCAGAGAATGCGCGGGCTGCAGGAACAACAACGAAACGCGGCGATGGTACAGCATCAGCAACGAGACCGTGACGGTGGTGTTGGCGTATCCGGAACGCCAGACGCAGCTGGAACCTCGAATTCTCGAAGCGCGTCGATAGCCAAGGCGCCGCGCGACATGGTAGAAAGCATCTACGATGGATCCGGGGCGAACGGCAGTTTCTTGGACAATCTGATTAGGTCGAGCCTCGAGACAGGCATACCAAGGGACCAGCGGACGATGGCGGAGGTGAGGAATCAGCAGCAACAATCATCGTCGCAGGCGCAACATCCGGAGACGATGAGTAGTAAGACGCTGATCGATCAGCTTTGCAGAAATTCGAGAAGAACTCCGTTGCCACGAATGGCGCAAGATAGCAGTGAGGATGAGAGTTATCGAGGACCAGCGGGCAGGATAGTGCCGGAAAGGCCGGAGCGTGTGCCTACGGTTGATCTCAGCCCATCACCATCGGAGAGGGGTCGCACGGAGGACGGCAGCGATCGGCTCACGTCACCACCGACGCCTCTGTCGATTTCTCGAGCGGGTAGCAGGGACGAGGATAGCACCCGTGACTCGAGAATCGATCGTAGCAGCAGAGAACGCGAAGTTCATAACGGCGGCCAGGAGGATCGCGATAGGAAGCAGCCTTTGAACctgcaacagcagcagcagccacAGCTGAATCATTACCCGGACTTACACAACCTCTACGCCGTATCAACTGACAAAAAAAGTGCCTGTGATAGTAAGCTTATAGTAGATCATTCGAGCCAGAAGACTCAGCCGCAGCAACAACAAAAGGAATACGCTGCCGTGAGCGGGCTGGTCGTGCAACTGCAGAGGGGCTACAATACCGCGAGCAACAGATCCGGCGAGCCGACTAACAGCCAACAGCCGGCAGCGGAGCAACGTGGCCCCGCGCTCAGCATGGAGGACTCCGTAGAGCAGTAGACGAAAGTCAGTATCAGTTATCAGTAAAGTATACAGTTACGAGTacagtaaaaaaaacaaaaggaaACAAAGATCCGTATATACAGTAAGCACATTCCCATCCAGATCTCTCCGCCATCTCTCACACGCACCGAACCCGTGCGCCTTCTCTCGTTGTTGCGCGCCGCGAACGAGGTTTCCCTTCAGGCGCTCGATCATGAAAACTGGGGAAACTTTTCACGCCGAATTCGAATTTTCGCATTCATAATGCGAGACGTTTGTGAACAACACGGAGATGAAGGGAATCCTCGAATACGTCGGCAACGCGATGATACTCTGACTATCCCATACACTCTCCTGCTCTCTCCCATGACTTATTCGTTccaatcgaaaaaaaagaaaccctCGAACGTTGCAAGTCTAGCGCAGAAAGGGGAGAACAAAAATGGCAATGCGTGTGACGCTAGCACAACCACAATCCCCGTAGATTCATTGCGATTCCGCCAGTTAATCCGCCGTACGAACCCGCGTCCAACTGGTCGCGGCCCGGCCGTTCTAGCATCAGGCACGCGTGCAGAAAGAAATCCTTTCGATAGGCGAAAGCATGGATTTCGGACTGGTGTATCACAGAACGAAACGAATAAAGGACACGCGCGCGGTACATATATTCATGTACTCGAGTACTCGCGCACGAGACACACGCTTCAGTAGATGCACGGACCCATTCTACAAACGCATTTCTACAAGCCGGACATTCcaccaaatatttttctctcaaacgCATCGACACACACAGCACACAACAGTGACATAAACAAAACGAGTATTTACACATACGCGAGTATACAAAAATGGGGAACATAAACGAGATACTTAGGCGTTGCGCGCGTACACGCATCGTAGTCGAGATTTTGTCACCGTCTCTATCATACCAAGAGTTAGTGGCGAATTCGAATTTAAAGCCGATCTGAAGCCTTTTTACTTTAGACTTTAGCGGAAATTCAAAGAGACTCGGTGCATCCGTGTCCCTTTGGTGCTATGATCAGAATTTATCATAAAGAGATGACTCGTCGCGATGTACGCGCGAAACGCGAAAGCGTTAGCCGTTCgatgattattattacgattattaattatcgctaCCACTACCAATCGGTGGACGACGACGATAGGTCAAACGATGGAACAAAAATGCCGACGCgacaacatattttttcctctctatGAGTGTAAAACTATCTAATGCAAAAgggaagaaaagaaacttATTACTTAACTATTAACACTACTTAACTCGTAAGGAgcgacataattatataaggaataatatattatatatacatatatttttggtcATTACACGAGAACGTGTGCGAAGCAAGAACAAGCCAAGGCTTTTGTTGGCGCGCGTAGGTGATGATTTTTTCCATGAGAGGCGACAATATTTCTATAACCTCGGTTGTTTCGAGGCCGGCGTTTGACGCGAACGCGTCCCATATTTCGGGCACGTTACAAAAAAAAGGCGAAATGCATAGAAAATATCGGAAAGCGATCTTCGTTAAACATTGCCCAAGTCCGAGCGATATATTCAAAAGtcgaatctctttttttttacgaaggaTTTACAAATcgactttttaatattctttaataaattaatttcttaataaacgtaaaaaagatttcaaatcttttgacatttattatataacaaatcttatttatagGGCTTTTCAAGCAATCTTGAAATCatgttaaaacaaaatttttttttatcgaattaattttctattttgccttaatctctctttttatcttgcaGACTTTAACGATGACAAGCTTCTGTCTCTTTTCCCAAGCAATTACGGCCACAAAGATCGCGATCTTTTGAATTAAAAGAACAGTCTAAATCCAGGCAAAGGCTGGAAAGATGCAAAATTAGAACGTAGGATAAAAAAAggcaattaaaaagaaaggaaagggAACGCGTGCGTGTGCGCCCGCTCTcgattcgatatttttccgATATTGA
Protein-coding regions in this window:
- the LOC126850666 gene encoding mushroom body large-type Kenyon cell-specific protein 1 isoform X2, translated to MADCPYARCIQERRHIRRELLRWTKNMVFVVGLERVAEELMGRRRWKQYQDTLYSGTRSSESATAQPHHRLYPALSSSCNPIPGSLDQIGPQLHHPVPSSLPSAIASTALTTATTTTATATTLATSVVKQESLQRHHLQNHHQHLQAPAHQDHHLQQQEDLRRLRPGEIKVEAADEESVDGVAREDVAIARTTDTATSTTATTTGAATTMTTATASAITTASGTTTITTRRRRGRRQIDGEDVDGEEDGDENDDETGRGQNEAEKRLKLDVDADRSAASPLRTENDRANHPIANATDTEGTKERTEEIALERAPVTQGLLRVKKEEELQEVSGSGGGTTILTTPATDLEGTRSGLLCREGNVTSVPAPFLLGRRTSPPPEDWKPLDKCYFCLDGKLPHDDQAPLDNNISLLEQQKIPLRMPTGIDPKTILNSCYRAKPRMTGPVAAAAAAAAAAAGVGGVPVVGAGGGRRTYTEEELQAALRDIQSGKLGTRRAAVIYGIPRSTLRNKVYKLAMERERDASLTSTHSHPHEPGAPVTTTTTITTTITTTTTTTTTTTTTTTTPPNTTQNASATTPPPQVDEVDDKELSGAEEEKEVEKALLKPLLSLEDLVRFSAFEGSGGDSLRNLLQRGHETGTEWPGLEHANIGPYIQKMLAAAVPLGLDTRDYRIPDVMRKLMSEDKRLNKSVNGDQSQPHHQHHHHPLAAHQQTQSQQQQQRVPMTNDDFNPNIEEEASDSAQGRAILKIPSYKPASTPGCSSKNGEPTSAAFAQGFAAAASSPGLLERASPAFSGTSSPTNSLVGKAVAVNFRDVIAKSISVKFQEGQTPGATGMPGCQSAGVVPPQQAMMTDPNPFKRGRYTPPQPPQQQQQQQPSSQQQQQAKQQTQDANKSKQGTGGKGTRPKRGKYRNYDRDSLVEAVRAVQRGEMSVHRAGSFYGVPHSTLEYKVKERHLMRPRKRDQKQPDDKSKETATTAVAAAAAAMRPGAAGVDKKPQLKPQQKPFTPPGGIPGPNGLKMPPFMEGMPPHLPFAAFNFWNPGPFMPSPFMGGGPNVPILPEQYFAASQRMRGLQEQQRNAAMVQHQQRDRDGGVGVSGTPDAAGTSNSRSASIAKAPRDMVESIYDGSGANGSFLDNLIRSSLETGIPRDQRTMAEVRNQQQQSSSQAQHPETMSSKTLIDQLCRNSRRTPLPRMAQDSSEDESYRGPAGRIVPERPERVPTVDLSPSPSERGRTEDGSDRLTSPPTPLSISRAGSRDEDSTRDSRIDRSSREREVHNGGQEDRDRKQPLNLQQQQQPQLNHYPDLHNLYAVSTDKKSACDSKLIVDHSSQKTQPQQQQKEYAAVSGLVVQLQRGYNTASNRSGEPTNSQQPAAEQRGPALSMEDSVEQ